A single region of the Brassica rapa cultivar Chiifu-401-42 chromosome A03, CAAS_Brap_v3.01, whole genome shotgun sequence genome encodes:
- the LOC103858565 gene encoding protein DMR6-LIKE OXYGENASE 2 isoform X2 — MQTSTTSKLLVSDIASSVDRVPSSYIRQISDRPNISDVDISGDSIPLIDLQELYGPSRANIIHQFAHACSSYSFFQNHGVPEKTIERMMTVAREFFHQPESERVKHYSADTKKTTRLSTSFNVGSEKVSNWRDFLRLHCLPIEDFINEWPSHPVSFREITAEYATSVRALVLILLEAISESLGLEKDRVSNTLGKHGQHMALNYYPPCPQPDLTFGLPGHKDPNLITVLLQDEVSGLQVFKDGKWIAVHPIPNTFIVNMGDQMQVISNDKYKSVLHRAVVNSDKERISIPTFYCPSFDAVVGPQQELINEEEDSPAIYRSFTYAEYYEKFWDRALATESCIDTFKISKT; from the exons ATGCAAACTTCTACAACATCCAAGCTCCTCGTGTCCGACATCGCCTCCTCCGTGGATCGCGTCCCTTCAAGCTATATCCGACAAATCTCTGACCGCCCAAATATTTCTGATGTTGACATTTCCGGCGATTCCATCCCTCTTATCGATCTCCAGGAACTTTATGGACCTAGTCGAGCCAATATTATCCACCAATTTGCTCATGCATGCTCATCTTATAGCTTCTTCCAG AACCATGGAGTACCAGAAAAAACAATCGAAAGAATGATGACTGTGGCCAGAGAGTTTTTCCATCAACCAGAGAGCGAAAGAGTGAAGCATTACTCTGCGGATACAAAAAAGACGACGAGACTCTCCACAAGTTTCAACGTCGGCTCAGAGAAAGTCTCTAACTGGAGAGACTTCCTCCGACTCCATTGCCTTCCCATCGAAGATTTTATCAACGAATGGCCCTCACATCCCGTCTCATTCAGAGAAATCACAGCCGAATACGCTACAAGCGTTAGAGCCTTGGTGTTAATACTCCTTGAGGCAATCTCAGAGAGCTTAGGCCTTGAGAAAGACCGTGTGAGCAATACATTAGGCAAACACGGTCAACACATGGCCTTAAACTACTATCCTCCGTGTCCTCAACCCGATCTAACGTTCGGACTACCCGGACATAAAGATCCAAACTTGATCACTGTCCTTCTTCAAGACGAAGTCTCTGGTTTACAGGTCTTTAAAGATGGTAAATGGATCGCTGTTCATCCTATTCCCAACACTTTTATTGTCAACATGGGTGACCAAATGCAG GTTATTAGCAATGACAAATACAAAAGTGTGCTACACAGAGCTGTTGTGAACAGCGACAAGGAGCGGATATCAATACCGACCTTCTACTGTCCTTCTTTTGATGCTGTGGTTGGCCCACAACAAGAGCTGatcaatgaagaagaagattctcCAGCTATTTACAGAAGCTTTACGTATGCTGAGTATTATGAAAAGTTTTGGGACAGAGCACTTGCAACTGAGAGCTGTATTGACACGTTCAAAATTTCCAAAACCTAA
- the LOC103858564 gene encoding nascent polypeptide-associated complex subunit alpha-like protein 4 — MPGPVVEEVKIEEAIKEQMKLEKEDDVVVEDVKDGDEDVDDDDNDDDNVDGAGDNESSKQSRSEKKSRKAMLKLGMKPVTDVSRVTIKRSKNVLFVISKPDVFKSPNSETYVIFGEAKIDDMSSQLQAQAAQRFKMPDVASMIPNSDASEAAAVAQEEDEDDDVDETGVEAKDVELVMTQAGVSKAKATKALKANDGDIVSAIMELTT; from the exons ATGCCTGGCCCTGTTGTTGAAGAAGTTAAGATTGAGGAAGCCATCAAAGAGCAAATGAAGCTCGAG AAGGAAGATGATGTTGTCGTTGAGGATGTGAAAGACGGCGACGAAGACGTCGATGACGATGACAATGACGATGACAACGTCGAtg GAGCTGGTGACAATGAGAGCTCTAAACAAAGCAGAAGCGAGAAGAAAAGCCGCAAAGCTATGCTGAAACTTGGAATGAAACCTGTCACTGATGTTAGCAGAGTGACTATCAAGAGATCAAAGAAT GTTTTGTTTGTCATCTCGAAGCCGGATGTGTTCAAGAGTCCCAACTCTGAGACCTATGTCATCTTCGGTGAGGCCAAGATTGATGACATGAGCTCTCAGCTACAAGCTCAAGCTGCTCAGAGGTTCAAGATGCCGGACGTTGCTTCTATGATCCCCAACTCTGATGCTTCTGAAGCAGCCGCGGTTGCACAAGAGGAGGACGAAGATGATGACGTTGATGAGACTGGTGTTGAAGCCAAGGATGTTGAGCTCGTGATGACTCAGGCTGGTGTTTCGAAGGCCAAAGCCACTAAGGCTCTTAAAGCCAATGATGGAGATATTGTTTCCGCCATCATGGAACTCACTACTTAG
- the LOC103858565 gene encoding protein DMR6-LIKE OXYGENASE 2 isoform X1: MQTSTTSKLLVSDIASSVDRVPSSYIRQISDRPNISDVDISGDSIPLIDLQELYGPSRANIIHQFAHACSSYSFFQIKNHGVPEKTIERMMTVAREFFHQPESERVKHYSADTKKTTRLSTSFNVGSEKVSNWRDFLRLHCLPIEDFINEWPSHPVSFREITAEYATSVRALVLILLEAISESLGLEKDRVSNTLGKHGQHMALNYYPPCPQPDLTFGLPGHKDPNLITVLLQDEVSGLQVFKDGKWIAVHPIPNTFIVNMGDQMQVISNDKYKSVLHRAVVNSDKERISIPTFYCPSFDAVVGPQQELINEEEDSPAIYRSFTYAEYYEKFWDRALATESCIDTFKISKT; encoded by the exons ATGCAAACTTCTACAACATCCAAGCTCCTCGTGTCCGACATCGCCTCCTCCGTGGATCGCGTCCCTTCAAGCTATATCCGACAAATCTCTGACCGCCCAAATATTTCTGATGTTGACATTTCCGGCGATTCCATCCCTCTTATCGATCTCCAGGAACTTTATGGACCTAGTCGAGCCAATATTATCCACCAATTTGCTCATGCATGCTCATCTTATAGCTTCTTCCAG ATCAAGAACCATGGAGTACCAGAAAAAACAATCGAAAGAATGATGACTGTGGCCAGAGAGTTTTTCCATCAACCAGAGAGCGAAAGAGTGAAGCATTACTCTGCGGATACAAAAAAGACGACGAGACTCTCCACAAGTTTCAACGTCGGCTCAGAGAAAGTCTCTAACTGGAGAGACTTCCTCCGACTCCATTGCCTTCCCATCGAAGATTTTATCAACGAATGGCCCTCACATCCCGTCTCATTCAGAGAAATCACAGCCGAATACGCTACAAGCGTTAGAGCCTTGGTGTTAATACTCCTTGAGGCAATCTCAGAGAGCTTAGGCCTTGAGAAAGACCGTGTGAGCAATACATTAGGCAAACACGGTCAACACATGGCCTTAAACTACTATCCTCCGTGTCCTCAACCCGATCTAACGTTCGGACTACCCGGACATAAAGATCCAAACTTGATCACTGTCCTTCTTCAAGACGAAGTCTCTGGTTTACAGGTCTTTAAAGATGGTAAATGGATCGCTGTTCATCCTATTCCCAACACTTTTATTGTCAACATGGGTGACCAAATGCAG GTTATTAGCAATGACAAATACAAAAGTGTGCTACACAGAGCTGTTGTGAACAGCGACAAGGAGCGGATATCAATACCGACCTTCTACTGTCCTTCTTTTGATGCTGTGGTTGGCCCACAACAAGAGCTGatcaatgaagaagaagattctcCAGCTATTTACAGAAGCTTTACGTATGCTGAGTATTATGAAAAGTTTTGGGACAGAGCACTTGCAACTGAGAGCTGTATTGACACGTTCAAAATTTCCAAAACCTAA